A genomic region of Alicyclobacillus sp. SO9 contains the following coding sequences:
- a CDS encoding helix-turn-helix domain-containing protein, with product MGKSKYDSHVLPKLDIIEGWSRNGLTLEQIAKNLHVSKVSLIKYRKEHVELLNALKSGKEEADVQVQNAIFRSAVGFHEKEQIATPSGKVVEVTRFHPPIPTAQIFWMKNRVPDRWRDKQQHEHSGPDGKPIEVNVSHDLSKLSDEELSQLEGLVVKSTVTPTDTS from the coding sequence ATGGGGAAGAGCAAATATGACTCGCATGTGCTGCCTAAGCTAGACATCATTGAGGGATGGAGCCGCAACGGCCTCACCTTGGAGCAAATTGCAAAGAACCTTCACGTATCCAAGGTTAGCCTTATCAAATATCGGAAGGAACATGTTGAACTTTTGAACGCCTTAAAAAGTGGGAAGGAAGAGGCGGACGTTCAAGTCCAAAACGCAATTTTCCGGTCCGCTGTCGGCTTTCATGAAAAGGAACAGATTGCCACGCCAAGCGGGAAGGTTGTTGAAGTGACCCGTTTTCATCCACCCATTCCGACTGCGCAGATATTCTGGATGAAGAATCGCGTGCCGGACAGATGGCGCGACAAACAGCAGCATGAGCATTCTGGCCCAGACGGCAAGCCGATTGAAGTGAACGTGTCGCACGACCTGTCCAAATTGAGCGACGAGGAGCTGAGTCAGCTTGAAGGCCTCGTTGTCAAATCTACCGTCACTCCAACAGATACAAGTTGA
- the terL gene encoding phage terminase large subunit translates to MKASLSNLPSLQQIQVEKARRSLKEFIRQAWMVLEPSTPYVHGWHLDAISEHLEAVSRGEIRNLLINMPPRHMKSIQVSVMWPAWEWLTNPHMRWLYSSYAATLSTRDSLKCRRLIESPWYQENFGHIYQLTSDQNVKNRYENDKSGYRIATSVGGAATGEGGDRIVVDDPHNVMDSTSQTMREATLQWWDETMSSRLNDPKTGAKVIVMQRVHEKDLSGHVLDQGGYDHLCLPAEYEGKKIFTSIGWSDPREHEGDLLWSERFGRVEIDTLKRAMGSYAAAGQLQQHPSPAEGGVLKRHWWKFYTQLPEEIEEQIQSWDLTFKEAKDNDYVVGQVWGRIGADRYLLDQTRDRMNFPESLQAVRNLSSKWPNTYTKLVEDKANGPALISTLKKEITGLIPVEPMGSKEARVAAVSPQIESGNVYLPHPTIAPWVNDLIEEAAAFPKGAHDDMVDAMSQALLRFSRGGGWLGWLTAESEEDEDGQDDAQSDRF, encoded by the coding sequence TTGAAGGCCTCGTTGTCAAATCTACCGTCACTCCAACAGATACAAGTTGAAAAAGCGCGACGAAGTCTAAAAGAGTTTATCAGGCAGGCGTGGATGGTCCTCGAACCGTCGACGCCATACGTGCATGGTTGGCATTTGGACGCTATCTCAGAACATCTTGAGGCGGTGTCGCGTGGCGAGATTCGTAATCTGCTGATTAACATGCCACCGAGGCACATGAAGTCCATTCAGGTCTCTGTCATGTGGCCAGCGTGGGAGTGGCTCACAAATCCACATATGCGGTGGCTGTATTCGTCGTACGCTGCAACGTTGTCCACCCGTGACAGTCTGAAATGCCGGCGCCTGATTGAAAGTCCCTGGTACCAAGAGAACTTTGGTCATATTTATCAACTCACCAGTGACCAAAACGTCAAGAACCGCTACGAGAATGATAAAAGCGGGTACCGGATTGCAACCTCCGTTGGTGGCGCTGCAACCGGTGAAGGTGGCGACAGGATTGTTGTCGACGACCCGCACAATGTCATGGACAGCACCAGTCAGACCATGCGCGAAGCCACGCTGCAGTGGTGGGACGAGACAATGTCCAGTCGACTCAATGACCCGAAGACAGGCGCAAAGGTCATTGTCATGCAGCGCGTTCATGAGAAAGATTTGTCTGGTCACGTGTTGGATCAAGGCGGCTACGACCATCTGTGTTTGCCGGCCGAGTACGAAGGCAAGAAGATATTCACCAGCATTGGCTGGTCAGACCCACGCGAACATGAAGGAGACCTGCTTTGGTCTGAGAGATTTGGCCGCGTTGAAATAGACACCTTGAAGCGCGCGATGGGGAGCTATGCAGCAGCTGGGCAACTGCAGCAGCACCCAAGCCCTGCTGAGGGCGGTGTGCTCAAGCGGCACTGGTGGAAGTTCTACACGCAGCTGCCGGAGGAAATTGAAGAACAGATTCAATCCTGGGACCTCACTTTTAAAGAGGCGAAGGACAATGACTACGTCGTCGGCCAGGTTTGGGGACGCATTGGTGCAGACCGGTACCTTTTGGACCAAACCAGAGACCGCATGAATTTTCCCGAGTCTCTGCAGGCTGTAAGAAATCTATCGAGCAAATGGCCCAATACATACACGAAGCTGGTAGAGGACAAAGCAAACGGGCCAGCGCTCATATCGACGCTCAAGAAGGAAATCACGGGTCTCATCCCCGTTGAACCAATGGGAAGCAAAGAGGCACGTGTGGCAGCTGTCAGCCCTCAAATTGAATCAGGTAACGTCTATCTACCTCACCCAACGATTGCGCCATGGGTGAACGACTTGATAGAAGAAGCGGCTGCGTTCCCGAAGGGCGCACATGACGACATGGTGGATGCAATGAGCCAGGCGCTCCTGCGATTCAGTCGCGGCGGTGGCTGGCTTGGGTGGCTTACAGCAGAAAGCGAGGAGGATGAGGATGGACAAGATGATGCACAATCAGATAGGTTTTAA
- a CDS encoding DUF2292 domain-containing protein, which yields MTHVNRLDAPRRDPTASSAIGHADRHKKNSTVRVIVKRGDKVLTESELPPFGEVNITMHSGKVTFIERVKEKVE from the coding sequence GTGACGCATGTCAACCGACTGGATGCACCCAGACGTGACCCGACTGCAAGCAGCGCGATTGGCCATGCAGATAGGCATAAAAAGAACAGCACAGTGCGTGTCATTGTCAAACGTGGCGACAAAGTCTTGACCGAGTCCGAACTGCCACCGTTTGGCGAAGTGAACATCACGATGCACAGTGGCAAAGTCACCTTTATTGAGCGTGTCAAAGAGAAGGTGGAGTGA
- a CDS encoding Gp49 family protein, producing the protein MNTGDLIFTTVIQPTGNASTVGELLSEDVLRHAIEQAQGKTILVNEDFNKNAIVGVASQFKEIPGIGFTIGGRILKSEFINGARQVEEFELRDVAQSFDFKTPGYARIPEYVSSTVVAVEFAKMGRKTTVCLITIDNSFEIVGTSACVDPEKFDEETGRKWAWKDALNKLEELDGFLRRSAPRELVMPSLSPEQMEELKEALIEARREELHNNLGPAPWLVHLKDEEPDEGVKADGAAEDWESPDTSNWVDGMVSARDSHSDGDADA; encoded by the coding sequence ATGAACACAGGAGATTTGATTTTCACGACGGTAATCCAACCGACCGGGAACGCTTCGACGGTTGGAGAGCTGCTTTCAGAGGATGTATTGCGCCATGCAATCGAGCAGGCACAGGGAAAGACCATTCTGGTCAATGAAGACTTCAACAAGAACGCTATTGTGGGCGTAGCCAGCCAATTCAAAGAAATCCCAGGCATTGGGTTCACGATTGGTGGACGAATTCTAAAGAGCGAGTTTATAAATGGGGCGCGCCAAGTCGAAGAGTTTGAGCTCAGGGATGTGGCTCAGAGCTTCGACTTCAAAACCCCCGGGTACGCCCGCATTCCGGAATACGTGTCGTCGACTGTCGTAGCGGTTGAGTTTGCCAAAATGGGACGCAAAACCACCGTGTGTCTCATCACAATTGACAACAGTTTCGAAATCGTCGGAACCAGTGCATGCGTTGACCCTGAGAAGTTCGACGAGGAAACGGGTCGTAAATGGGCATGGAAGGATGCACTCAACAAACTCGAAGAACTGGACGGATTCTTGCGCCGATCTGCGCCACGTGAGTTGGTCATGCCTTCTCTGTCACCTGAGCAAATGGAAGAGCTAAAGGAAGCGCTCATCGAGGCTAGACGAGAAGAACTCCACAATAATTTAGGACCCGCGCCATGGCTCGTACATCTTAAGGATGAGGAACCGGACGAGGGTGTCAAAGCAGATGGGGCGGCCGAAGACTGGGAAAGCCCCGACACGAGCAACTGGGTTGACGGGATGGTAAGTGCTCGAGATAGTCACTCGGACGGTGATGCGGATGCCTGA